From a single Vibrio toranzoniae genomic region:
- a CDS encoding FlgO family outer membrane protein gives MKKWLVVMSVMLMTSCAYSPIYNGKSEYSGSQFMLMASPRHTMDFFVESMTEDLIISNTSISARTPIAITSFVDLQHMDTTNWLGNSVSEGFIHQFQRRGFKVVDFKTTGSIQVTQQGDFSLSRDWKDLAQEQDVQYVLTGTMLRQEGGVLVNARVVGMQTRIVVASAQGFLPADRIGRDLDTLNSIRTQDGVIIRSDPTMTQPYTVILRP, from the coding sequence ATGAAAAAATGGCTCGTAGTAATGAGTGTCATGTTGATGACATCATGCGCTTATTCGCCTATATATAACGGCAAGTCTGAGTATTCAGGCAGTCAGTTTATGTTGATGGCTAGCCCTCGTCATACCATGGATTTCTTCGTAGAAAGTATGACTGAAGATTTGATCATTTCGAATACGAGTATTTCAGCAAGAACACCGATTGCCATTACGTCGTTTGTTGACCTACAACATATGGACACAACAAACTGGTTAGGTAACTCAGTTTCAGAAGGCTTTATTCATCAATTTCAGCGTCGTGGCTTCAAAGTCGTTGATTTCAAAACCACAGGCTCAATTCAGGTGACTCAGCAGGGCGACTTCTCTTTAAGTCGTGACTGGAAAGACCTAGCTCAAGAGCAAGATGTCCAGTACGTTTTGACGGGTACTATGCTTCGCCAAGAAGGCGGTGTGCTTGTGAATGCTCGTGTGGTTGGCATGCAAACTCGTATCGTTGTTGCTTCTGCTCAAGGTTTCTTACCAGCGGATCGTATCGGTCGTGACCTAGATACTCTGAATAGTATTCGAACTCAAGATGGTGTCATCATTCGTTCTGATCCAACGATGACTCAGCCTTATACTGTTATTCTTCGCCCTTAG
- a CDS encoding flagellar assembly protein FlgT, which yields MKKIISYLFSISLLVTINFNVHASWYEVTGTAAIVSSEETARIHALEDAVYKAVQFSGADIGSISNLTPYLDAKKKEFQFTNHEVRYILVEKEKSRGGNLMITAKIDIYPSANACHESQYKKTFLVGNIDVTSPQQAVMGRIYNLGDDFGHVVDRQLAQESRSFVSVGTTDYDIDKRRPEVIKMIAQDTGAQYIIGGDITDLTATVESKLLKDDVINRQFALEMQVFDGKTGHQVYNRSYREVAKWPFAKTSEVDTRSARFWASTYGTMMLRVSRNIMLDLESEVSCKITLPEVAAVFGNTVTIDLGRLHGVQRGDKLQLWHTGSFIDQRGLPRNKVSQSDITLTVSRVYENEAELTIDQPSLAGSIQIGDVMQKIM from the coding sequence ATGAAAAAAATAATTTCTTACTTATTTTCAATAAGTTTATTAGTCACAATAAACTTCAATGTTCATGCCTCTTGGTATGAAGTTACCGGTACTGCCGCCATCGTATCGTCAGAAGAGACCGCAAGGATTCACGCTCTGGAAGACGCGGTCTATAAAGCCGTGCAGTTCTCAGGAGCCGATATAGGCAGCATTTCCAACCTCACTCCCTACTTAGACGCAAAGAAAAAAGAGTTCCAGTTTACCAATCACGAAGTACGCTACATCTTGGTTGAAAAAGAGAAATCACGCGGTGGCAATTTAATGATCACTGCAAAGATCGACATCTACCCTTCGGCAAATGCTTGCCATGAGAGCCAATATAAGAAGACATTCTTGGTCGGTAATATAGATGTGACTTCCCCTCAACAGGCCGTGATGGGCAGGATCTATAACCTCGGAGATGATTTCGGCCATGTCGTTGACCGTCAACTCGCGCAAGAGTCTCGCAGCTTTGTTTCTGTAGGCACGACCGACTACGACATCGATAAACGTCGACCTGAAGTCATTAAGATGATCGCTCAAGACACTGGCGCACAATACATTATTGGCGGCGATATTACCGACTTAACCGCAACCGTCGAATCTAAGTTATTGAAAGATGACGTTATCAATCGCCAGTTTGCATTAGAAATGCAGGTATTCGATGGCAAAACAGGCCATCAAGTATATAACCGTAGCTATCGTGAAGTAGCAAAGTGGCCATTCGCTAAGACCAGTGAAGTCGATACCCGTAGTGCGCGTTTCTGGGCATCCACCTACGGCACTATGATGCTTCGTGTCAGCCGCAACATTATGTTGGACTTGGAGTCTGAAGTATCATGCAAGATCACCCTTCCAGAAGTTGCCGCTGTATTTGGTAACACCGTGACCATCGATTTAGGTCGACTGCATGGCGTACAACGAGGTGACAAACTACAACTGTGGCATACAGGTTCGTTTATCGACCAACGAGGCTTACCACGTAATAAAGTATCTCAAAGTGATATCACTCTGACAGTTTCTCGCGTCTACGAAAATGAAGCGGAACTCACTATTGATCAGCCAAGCCT